From a single Sulfurimonas sp. hsl 1-7 genomic region:
- a CDS encoding tyrosine-type recombinase/integrase, whose protein sequence is MSKELEAFLEYILVTKTLSKKSVEAYKGDLLQLEEKFQKPLISLDTPTILSLLAEYKNKRTLNRKLSSINAFFDFCYKEDFLAEKTKIKSAKIPKLLPKFLSYEAIQNGLSMIDRTTWIGKRDYALILFLYASGARISECLELSLGDIDGEWLYIRHAKGQKERIVPLAQVAKDAIMEYLEALAFEKDFIWCNYKGTKLSRISAFKITQKYLGVSPHVLRHSYATSLIRGGADIRVVQELLGHSSLLTTQIYTHIQKQDLKDTVDVCHPMAKENL, encoded by the coding sequence ATGTCTAAGGAACTTGAAGCTTTTTTAGAATATATCCTTGTAACCAAAACACTCTCTAAAAAGAGTGTCGAGGCATACAAGGGTGACCTTCTACAGCTTGAAGAGAAGTTCCAAAAGCCGCTTATCTCTTTAGATACCCCAACAATTCTTTCTCTCCTTGCAGAATATAAAAACAAACGAACTCTTAACCGAAAACTCTCTTCTATCAATGCTTTTTTTGATTTTTGTTACAAAGAGGATTTTTTAGCAGAAAAAACAAAGATCAAATCGGCAAAAATTCCTAAACTGCTTCCAAAGTTTTTATCGTATGAAGCGATACAAAACGGACTTTCAATGATTGATAGAACTACATGGATAGGCAAACGTGATTATGCTTTAATCCTTTTTTTATATGCAAGCGGGGCGAGGATTTCGGAGTGTTTAGAACTCTCGTTAGGAGATATAGACGGGGAATGGCTCTACATTCGCCATGCTAAAGGGCAAAAAGAGAGAATCGTTCCGCTTGCTCAAGTAGCCAAAGATGCTATAATGGAATATCTTGAAGCATTGGCATTTGAGAAAGATTTTATATGGTGTAACTATAAAGGGACAAAACTAAGCAGAATTTCCGCTTTTAAGATCACACAGAAGTATCTTGGCGTATCACCCCATGTACTTAGACACTCCTATGCCACCTCTTTAATACGTGGAGGAGCCGACATTAGAGTAGTGCAGGAACTCCTTGGACACTCCTCGCTTCTAACGACACAGATCTATACCCATATACAAAAGCAAGATCTTAAAGATACCGTCGATGTATGTCATCCGATGGCAAAAGAGAATTTATGA
- a CDS encoding MFS transporter, translating into MNKIKIQISLLLIAMLGIMSGITVVSSLPLIAHKFSNIEHIEFLSKLMLTIPSMMIAIFAPFAGYIVDKFGRLKPLYAGIVLFIIGGSSGFYLHDFYVILIGRALLGVAVALIMTSSTALIGDYFSEEVRHKFMAKQGMAVALGGIVFISLGGLLAQIHWSYPFAIYLIPILFFPLLLSSLYEPKKHLQLDEDLNVSTKLFPVYLTAFFVMVLFYMLPTQLPYLIVNILGGKPQTVGFVIATAMTFNALTAMQYARIKAKFSYIQIYMATFILFSTGLFIVSQAESIAELFFSTAPLGMAFGLLLVNTNAWFLSKVPPHKRGKASGMLTSSFFLGQFSSPLLFEPIVLAYGIQGLFFIVSLVALLTALILFVKSYK; encoded by the coding sequence ATGAATAAAATAAAGATACAAATATCCTTGCTATTGATTGCCATGCTCGGGATTATGTCCGGTATTACGGTAGTCTCATCCTTACCGTTAATTGCACATAAATTTTCAAATATAGAACATATTGAATTTTTATCAAAGCTGATGCTTACTATTCCATCTATGATGATTGCTATTTTTGCCCCGTTTGCCGGATATATCGTAGATAAGTTTGGACGTTTAAAGCCTCTATACGCAGGGATTGTACTTTTTATAATAGGTGGAAGTTCCGGATTTTACCTGCATGATTTTTATGTAATCCTCATCGGTCGTGCACTTCTTGGCGTGGCAGTTGCACTTATAATGACGAGCTCAACGGCACTGATAGGAGATTATTTCAGTGAAGAAGTACGACATAAGTTCATGGCAAAGCAGGGGATGGCAGTAGCCCTAGGAGGCATAGTTTTTATCTCTTTAGGGGGATTGCTGGCACAAATTCACTGGTCGTATCCTTTTGCTATTTACTTGATCCCCATACTCTTTTTCCCATTGCTTTTAAGTTCATTATATGAGCCGAAAAAACATCTGCAGCTTGATGAAGACCTGAATGTCTCGACAAAGCTTTTTCCTGTGTATCTCACTGCATTTTTTGTGATGGTACTGTTTTATATGCTTCCGACACAATTACCGTACTTGATAGTAAATATCTTAGGAGGCAAACCGCAAACCGTAGGATTCGTAATAGCAACGGCAATGACCTTTAATGCACTTACTGCTATGCAGTATGCAAGGATCAAAGCAAAATTTTCTTATATCCAGATCTATATGGCAACATTTATACTTTTTAGTACGGGTTTATTTATTGTCTCTCAGGCAGAGAGTATAGCAGAGCTCTTTTTCTCTACTGCTCCTCTTGGGATGGCTTTTGGGCTTTTACTTGTGAATACTAATGCCTGGTTTCTCTCTAAAGTACCGCCGCATAAAAGAGGAAAAGCTTCAGGGATGTTAACATCGAGTTTTTTCTTGGGGCAGTTTTCCTCCCCATTGTTATTTGAACCCATAGTGTTAGCCTACGGGATTCAAGGACTCTTTTTTATAGTGTCGCTTGTAGCTCTTTTAACGGCTCTTATATTGTTTGTAAAGAGTTATAAATAG
- a CDS encoding LemA family protein, translating into MQKIFLGILGVIVVLVAIVIATHINKVPTLDEGVKAAWAQVDNQYKRRADLVPNLVATVKGYASHEKEVLTQVTEARAKVGQMQLSPEMLNNPQAFAMFEKNQGALSSALSRLMLVVERYPELKADKNFQALQSQLEGTENRISVARRDYIAAVQKYNLELRTFPGKWVASIFYPEANVKENFSATPQEQAVPKVEF; encoded by the coding sequence ATGCAAAAGATATTCTTAGGTATTTTAGGTGTAATCGTCGTACTAGTAGCGATTGTGATCGCAACACATATCAATAAGGTTCCTACACTCGATGAGGGTGTAAAAGCTGCGTGGGCACAGGTGGACAATCAGTATAAACGCCGTGCAGACTTAGTGCCGAATCTGGTTGCAACGGTGAAAGGATATGCATCTCATGAAAAAGAGGTACTGACTCAGGTTACGGAAGCAAGAGCAAAGGTGGGACAGATGCAACTCTCCCCCGAGATGTTAAACAATCCACAGGCATTTGCAATGTTTGAAAAAAATCAAGGAGCTCTAAGTTCTGCACTTTCGCGTCTTATGTTAGTAGTGGAACGCTATCCCGAGCTTAAAGCAGATAAAAACTTTCAGGCACTCCAGTCACAACTTGAAGGGACTGAGAACCGTATATCTGTAGCGAGAAGAGACTATATTGCAGCTGTTCAGAAGTATAATCTTGAGCTTCGAACATTTCCGGGAAAATGGGTCGCTTCCATTTTTTATCCTGAAGCAAATGTGAAAGAGAATTTTAGTGCCACACCACAGGAGCAAGCTGTCCCAAAAGTGGAGTTTTAA
- a CDS encoding TPM domain-containing protein produces MKLFTRFMLLLSFITTFVIAEPTFPELTGRVVDNASLLSSSQEQALTKLLQEHEEKTTNQVVVVTLPSLQGYTIEEYGYQLGRHWGIGQKGKDNGVLLIVAPNERKVRIEVGYGLEGVLTDKIAHDIIQDKILPFFKQKNYSQGIEFGTYQILYALKGEYQISQKSSQSKSEKAFQNFDDYFITGFIILFFVSMIVEYFMSGQEKSTRFYVAVGIATFASVIAFIIFWHIIIAAIAWIFTFIQIISGSSRSSGGWGSSGGYGGGSSFGGFSGGGGSFGGGGASGSW; encoded by the coding sequence ATGAAGCTCTTTACAAGGTTTATGCTCTTACTAAGTTTTATAACTACCTTTGTAATAGCCGAGCCTACATTCCCGGAACTAACCGGTCGAGTAGTAGATAATGCCTCACTCCTTTCATCATCTCAAGAACAAGCGCTTACAAAACTTTTACAAGAGCATGAAGAAAAAACTACAAACCAGGTTGTAGTCGTTACACTTCCAAGCCTTCAAGGGTATACGATAGAGGAATACGGTTATCAACTCGGTCGCCATTGGGGGATTGGACAAAAAGGAAAAGACAACGGAGTCTTGCTTATAGTTGCACCAAATGAGCGAAAAGTACGCATAGAGGTTGGATATGGTTTAGAGGGAGTACTTACAGATAAAATAGCACATGATATTATTCAAGATAAAATCCTCCCATTTTTTAAACAGAAAAACTATTCCCAAGGGATAGAGTTTGGGACATACCAAATTTTATACGCTTTAAAAGGTGAATATCAAATTTCGCAAAAGAGTAGTCAGTCTAAGAGTGAAAAAGCTTTTCAAAACTTCGATGATTATTTCATTACCGGTTTTATTATCCTTTTCTTTGTATCTATGATAGTAGAGTATTTTATGTCGGGACAGGAGAAAAGTACACGTTTTTATGTAGCAGTTGGTATAGCAACTTTTGCCTCTGTAATAGCTTTTATAATTTTTTGGCATATCATCATTGCGGCGATTGCATGGATATTTACATTTATACAGATAATATCAGGCTCTTCAAGGTCTAGCGGAGGCTGGGGTTCGTCGGGCGGTTACGGCGGAGGCAGTAGTTTTGGCGGTTTTAGCGGCGGTGGCGGAAGCTTTGGCGGCGGTGGAGCATCAGGGAGTTGGTAA
- a CDS encoding TPM domain-containing protein — protein sequence MEYLVNKEEQSRIREAIGAFEKKSSAEIVTVIAKQSDTYLFIPTLWAAIGALVLPWLYAGVSDGMTQTEINLMQLIVFALLAVLGQIKPIKMLLIPSYVKKKRSANRARDKFLELLGEDVHNDGFVMLYVSEAEKYVEILTDAIVAQKVDNALWSESIENFVKRVKEGNIAQGYLETIEKATELLIELFPETKDDKDSLPNHLILI from the coding sequence ATGGAATATTTAGTAAATAAAGAGGAACAATCTCGTATTAGAGAGGCGATCGGGGCCTTTGAGAAAAAAAGCAGTGCAGAGATTGTCACTGTAATAGCTAAACAGAGTGATACTTATCTGTTTATACCTACATTGTGGGCAGCTATCGGTGCACTTGTGTTGCCGTGGTTATATGCGGGGGTATCTGACGGAATGACTCAAACAGAGATTAATTTAATGCAGCTAATTGTATTTGCTCTTTTAGCAGTGTTAGGACAGATAAAGCCTATCAAGATGTTACTTATCCCTTCGTATGTAAAAAAGAAGCGCAGTGCGAATAGGGCTAGAGATAAATTTCTTGAACTTTTAGGGGAAGATGTACATAATGACGGTTTTGTGATGCTCTATGTAAGTGAAGCTGAAAAATATGTTGAAATTCTTACAGATGCTATAGTTGCACAAAAAGTGGATAATGCCCTTTGGAGTGAGAGTATAGAAAATTTTGTAAAGCGTGTAAAAGAGGGAAATATCGCCCAAGGGTATTTGGAGACTATAGAAAAAGCTACAGAGTTACTTATAGAGCTTTTTCCAGAGACAAAAGATGATAAGGACAGCTTGCCGAATCATCTTATTTTGATCTAG
- a CDS encoding DEAD/DEAH box helicase — translation MTFKELGLSAPLLKAIQEQGYTKATPIQEKAIPVVLEKKDILAGAQTGTGKTAGFTLPLLELLSRSKDTNTKHHVRVLILTPTRELAAQVGESVSLYGKHLPFKSTVIFGGVKINPQITQLKKGVDIVVATPGRLLDHISQGTIKLSKVDFFILDEADRMLDMGFINDIKKIMKLLPKERQNLLFSATYSDAIKKLSESLLKSPTLIEVARRNTSSEIVKQAVYHVDKARKRELLTHLITEGDWKQVLVFTRTKHGANKLCGQLEKDGITAVAIHGNKSQNARTKALADFKKGEVRVLVATDIAARGIDIDQLPHVVNFELPNVSEDYVHRIGRTGRAGNEGEAVSLVCIDEDEFLRNIEKLIKKDIPKVWLKGFKPDPSIKAEPINMGGGRGSRSNSQKKAKPAQSKPRSNSRNRSRSRA, via the coding sequence TTGACATTTAAAGAACTGGGTCTATCAGCGCCTTTACTCAAAGCGATACAAGAACAAGGCTACACAAAAGCTACACCGATACAGGAAAAAGCTATACCTGTAGTATTAGAAAAAAAAGATATATTAGCAGGTGCTCAAACGGGTACGGGAAAAACAGCGGGTTTTACACTCCCTTTGCTCGAACTGCTTTCGCGTTCTAAAGATACAAACACTAAACATCACGTGCGTGTACTTATACTGACACCGACACGCGAGTTGGCTGCACAGGTTGGCGAGAGTGTATCTCTTTACGGCAAACATCTCCCTTTTAAATCTACAGTAATATTTGGAGGGGTAAAGATAAACCCTCAGATCACACAATTGAAAAAAGGTGTAGATATTGTTGTAGCTACTCCGGGAAGACTGTTAGATCATATCTCTCAAGGGACGATCAAACTTTCAAAAGTTGACTTTTTCATACTCGATGAAGCGGATAGAATGTTAGATATGGGGTTTATCAACGACATTAAAAAAATCATGAAACTCCTTCCTAAAGAGAGACAAAATCTTCTCTTCTCGGCAACTTACTCAGATGCTATCAAAAAACTCTCAGAGAGCTTGCTAAAATCTCCAACACTTATAGAAGTAGCAAGAAGAAACACCTCAAGCGAGATCGTTAAACAAGCTGTTTATCACGTTGACAAAGCGCGTAAACGTGAGCTTTTAACACACCTCATCACTGAAGGAGATTGGAAGCAGGTACTTGTTTTTACAAGAACGAAACACGGAGCAAATAAACTGTGCGGACAGCTAGAAAAAGACGGTATCACGGCTGTGGCTATTCACGGGAATAAAAGTCAAAATGCAAGAACCAAAGCGCTCGCTGACTTTAAAAAAGGTGAAGTGAGAGTTTTAGTGGCAACTGATATTGCGGCACGCGGGATCGACATCGATCAGCTCCCCCATGTTGTAAATTTTGAACTGCCTAACGTCAGTGAAGATTATGTACACCGCATCGGACGTACAGGACGTGCCGGGAATGAGGGTGAAGCTGTTTCACTTGTGTGTATAGATGAAGATGAGTTTTTAAGAAACATCGAAAAACTTATCAAAAAAGATATCCCTAAAGTGTGGTTAAAAGGTTTTAAACCTGACCCTTCTATAAAAGCAGAGCCAATAAATATGGGTGGTGGTCGCGGTTCTCGCAGCAATTCTCAAAAGAAAGCCAAACCTGCGCAAAGCAAGCCTAGGTCTAACTCAAGAAACCGTTCTCGATCTAGAGCTTAA
- a CDS encoding sulfite exporter TauE/SafE family protein: MDTVNILAIISIAFLGSFGHCIGMCGGIVLAYSSIKIEPQSSKVSKSVAHLLYSFGRVFTYTVLGAIFGTLGGVVTFSNNANGALLIVAGVVMILAGLSLMGKIKFLTVIEHTFSSSKLYKESFRSILNSKSNFSFFVLGMLNGLLPCGFVYFFAITAASTASPFYGALVMFIFGVSTIPAMFGLGFLSSMASATNFRNMMMSLSSVAVILYGAFTIYNGYDYITNPLKTIQQCH; this comes from the coding sequence GTGGATACAGTCAATATTTTAGCGATAATAAGTATAGCGTTTTTAGGTTCTTTTGGCCACTGTATAGGGATGTGCGGCGGTATTGTCCTCGCATATTCAAGCATTAAAATAGAGCCGCAGAGTTCAAAAGTTTCAAAAAGTGTCGCACATCTGCTATATAGTTTTGGTAGAGTGTTTACTTACACGGTTTTAGGTGCAATTTTTGGAACACTCGGCGGTGTTGTGACATTTTCAAATAATGCAAACGGTGCTTTGCTTATCGTTGCGGGAGTTGTAATGATCTTAGCCGGATTATCGCTTATGGGAAAGATTAAATTTTTAACTGTTATTGAACATACTTTTTCCTCTTCTAAACTTTATAAAGAGAGTTTTCGCTCTATTTTAAACTCCAAATCGAACTTTAGTTTTTTTGTACTTGGGATGCTTAACGGATTGCTCCCTTGCGGTTTTGTATACTTTTTTGCGATCACTGCGGCATCAACAGCAAGTCCATTTTACGGAGCATTAGTGATGTTTATTTTTGGAGTAAGTACAATCCCTGCAATGTTCGGACTCGGATTTTTGTCTTCAATGGCAAGTGCAACGAACTTTAGAAATATGATGATGAGTTTATCGAGCGTAGCGGTTATACTTTACGGCGCTTTTACTATCTACAACGGATATGACTATATTACAAATCCTTTAAAAACGATACAACAGTGTCATTAA
- a CDS encoding HDOD domain-containing protein, with protein sequence MKSSIIESIKSLPPLSKTIADIDRVFADKEAGVADLTKVIEHDPMIVANILKTANSPLYGFGREIKNVGQAVSLFGMSMTRTIALGNALRKLLNVDMQPYGITSDRFAEISSLQATLMNRWYGKIDRKKAEKLYLAAFLQETGKILIASDVIKEDEDVSFKSEIEMSGNLAQVEKSYVGVTSAEVTAEVFEHWGFDKEFVEMIRFADDPASAPEEVQEYAMALHIVKTVLPINKPLSDQAINFALRKAKDAGYKHELLEDAIDDMIDIIEEEEEQ encoded by the coding sequence ATGAAAAGCTCAATTATAGAGAGTATTAAATCACTTCCTCCACTTTCTAAAACTATCGCAGATATAGACAGGGTATTTGCAGATAAAGAAGCTGGAGTTGCTGACCTTACGAAGGTAATTGAACATGACCCGATGATTGTAGCTAATATCTTAAAAACGGCAAATTCTCCTCTTTACGGTTTTGGTAGAGAGATTAAAAATGTGGGTCAGGCTGTTTCACTTTTTGGAATGAGCATGACAAGAACTATTGCTCTTGGAAATGCGCTTAGAAAACTGCTTAATGTCGATATGCAACCTTATGGTATTACAAGTGATAGATTTGCTGAGATCTCTTCTTTGCAAGCAACCTTGATGAATAGATGGTACGGCAAAATCGATAGGAAAAAAGCAGAAAAATTGTACCTGGCGGCTTTTTTACAGGAAACTGGAAAAATCCTTATTGCAAGTGATGTGATTAAAGAAGATGAGGATGTAAGTTTTAAATCTGAAATTGAGATGTCCGGGAACTTGGCTCAAGTTGAAAAATCGTATGTGGGTGTAACTAGTGCTGAAGTTACGGCTGAGGTATTTGAACACTGGGGTTTTGATAAGGAGTTTGTAGAGATGATCCGTTTTGCTGATGATCCTGCATCAGCTCCAGAAGAGGTTCAAGAGTATGCAATGGCTCTGCATATTGTAAAAACTGTTTTACCTATAAATAAACCTTTATCAGATCAAGCGATTAACTTTGCACTTCGTAAAGCAAAAGATGCGGGATATAAGCATGAGCTCTTAGAAGACGCTATCGATGATATGATAGATATTATTGAAGAGGAAGAGGAACAATAG
- the polA gene encoding DNA polymerase I has product MSKVVTVIDTFGFFFRSFYALPQHLKTKDGFPTGLLTGFTNFISTLQKDHDSDYIIFAVDSKGDTFRNEIDENYKANRQAPPPELTMQLPVAIEWINKMGYKTLGLTGFEADDMIATVVKFAKDKGYKVRVVSHDKDLYQLIDDDNVTIVDAIKRKSVNEEACYEKYGVTPKQFIDYQSILGDSADNVPGVKGIGKVGAEKLLKEYGSLDNIYAHIDEIKGATQKKLIESKDQAYMSKQLVTLRNDAFDSLDFEEYKMDVENPFLNIYDELVQYEQNAVLRTLHAKNMVSDEQKEKAVQKANEEIAEDHSAEEFKTTLITDKKTLDEVIAKLEELSIVAFDTETTGLDYANDKLVGFSFCFNEDEAYYVPFGHFYLGVGDQISEEDAKDAIKKIFNSLIVGHNIKFDLHFLNKFVGEELKVYSDSMILAWLINSEAALSLDKLSEKLLNHKMIPFKDTVKKGETFASVELEQACKYAAEDAYITFKLYNLFLQKLELQNADHLIDEADDIEIPFLQTLLKMEETGIAVDIAFLEKFLTEVQENIQTLTQEIYALAGGEFNINSTKQLGVVLFETLGLPVGKKTKTGYSTDEKVLNSLKDAHAVIPKLLEYREVYKLYSTYIEPLLKLARESEDSRIHTSFVQTGTATGRLSSKNPNLQNIPTRTPLGAKIREAFVAPRGKKLIGIDYSQIELRLLAHFSQDKVLVDAFNNDKDIHLQTAIVLFGEEEAAQKRGIAKTVNFGLLYGMGQKKLSDTLGITTKEAKAIIEKYFESFPTVKTYFRSIVDGSKQKGYIETLLRRRRYFDYENATPMFKAAYERESVNSVFQGSASDLIKLSMNKIIKTIEKENLPAKMLLQIHDELIFEVDEAVADELGKKFQSIMEDIYKLNIPLRASLNIGDNWSQLK; this is encoded by the coding sequence ATGTCCAAAGTAGTTACCGTAATCGATACATTTGGTTTCTTTTTTAGAAGCTTTTATGCACTTCCGCAACATTTAAAAACAAAAGATGGTTTCCCGACAGGGCTATTAACGGGATTTACAAACTTTATCTCCACACTGCAAAAAGATCATGACAGCGACTATATTATCTTTGCTGTTGATTCTAAGGGCGATACGTTTAGAAACGAGATAGACGAAAACTATAAAGCAAATCGTCAAGCACCACCGCCGGAACTTACAATGCAGCTCCCTGTTGCTATTGAATGGATCAACAAAATGGGTTATAAAACTCTTGGTCTGACCGGATTTGAAGCGGATGATATGATAGCAACAGTTGTAAAGTTTGCAAAAGATAAAGGGTACAAAGTTCGTGTTGTTTCTCACGATAAAGATCTCTACCAGCTGATCGATGATGACAATGTAACTATTGTTGATGCGATTAAAAGAAAAAGCGTAAACGAAGAAGCTTGTTATGAAAAGTACGGTGTGACTCCAAAACAGTTTATCGATTACCAATCTATTTTAGGTGATAGCGCAGATAATGTCCCGGGTGTAAAAGGGATAGGAAAAGTTGGTGCTGAGAAGCTTTTAAAGGAATATGGTTCTTTAGATAATATTTATGCTCATATAGATGAGATAAAAGGTGCTACTCAAAAGAAATTGATAGAGTCAAAAGATCAAGCCTATATGTCAAAACAACTTGTAACACTTCGTAACGATGCATTTGACAGTCTCGATTTTGAAGAGTATAAGATGGATGTTGAAAATCCGTTTTTAAACATCTATGATGAGCTAGTACAGTATGAACAAAATGCAGTGCTTCGAACACTTCATGCAAAAAATATGGTGAGTGATGAGCAAAAAGAGAAAGCTGTCCAAAAAGCAAATGAAGAGATAGCAGAAGACCACAGTGCAGAGGAGTTTAAAACAACTCTAATCACAGATAAAAAAACGCTTGATGAAGTTATAGCAAAACTTGAAGAGTTGAGTATTGTAGCTTTTGATACAGAGACTACGGGACTTGATTATGCAAATGACAAGCTTGTAGGATTTTCATTTTGTTTTAATGAAGATGAAGCATACTATGTACCGTTTGGACATTTTTATCTGGGTGTAGGCGATCAGATCAGTGAAGAGGATGCTAAAGATGCTATTAAAAAGATCTTTAACTCTTTAATAGTTGGGCATAACATCAAGTTTGATCTACACTTTCTAAATAAATTTGTAGGTGAAGAACTAAAAGTTTACAGTGACAGTATGATCCTTGCATGGCTTATCAATTCCGAAGCGGCACTTTCTCTTGATAAACTCTCGGAAAAACTGTTAAATCATAAAATGATCCCTTTTAAAGATACTGTGAAAAAAGGGGAGACTTTTGCATCTGTTGAGCTGGAACAAGCGTGTAAATATGCAGCGGAAGATGCATATATCACTTTTAAACTCTATAACCTTTTCTTACAAAAATTAGAGCTGCAAAATGCAGATCATTTAATAGATGAAGCTGATGATATAGAGATCCCGTTTTTACAAACACTACTGAAAATGGAAGAGACAGGTATTGCTGTTGATATAGCTTTCTTAGAGAAGTTTTTAACAGAGGTTCAGGAAAATATTCAAACACTAACACAAGAGATCTATGCACTTGCAGGCGGAGAATTCAATATTAACTCCACAAAGCAGCTGGGTGTTGTTCTTTTTGAAACGCTTGGGCTCCCTGTAGGGAAGAAAACAAAAACAGGTTACTCTACAGATGAGAAAGTGTTAAACTCACTTAAAGACGCCCATGCAGTCATACCGAAGCTTTTAGAGTATCGTGAGGTGTATAAACTTTACTCTACTTATATAGAGCCGTTATTAAAACTTGCACGTGAGAGTGAGGATAGCCGTATCCATACTTCGTTTGTACAGACTGGAACGGCAACGGGGCGTCTGAGTTCTAAAAATCCTAACTTGCAAAATATACCTACTCGTACACCGCTTGGAGCTAAGATACGTGAAGCTTTTGTAGCACCGAGAGGGAAAAAGCTCATCGGGATTGACTACTCACAAATCGAGTTGCGTCTTTTGGCTCACTTCTCACAAGATAAAGTACTTGTGGATGCATTTAATAACGATAAAGATATCCACCTGCAAACTGCCATCGTTTTATTTGGCGAGGAGGAAGCTGCTCAAAAAAGAGGTATTGCTAAAACTGTAAACTTTGGACTACTTTACGGAATGGGGCAGAAAAAACTCTCAGATACGTTAGGTATTACGACAAAAGAGGCAAAAGCGATCATCGAGAAGTATTTTGAGTCTTTCCCAACGGTAAAAACTTATTTCAGATCAATTGTAGACGGTTCAAAACAAAAAGGCTATATTGAAACACTGCTTCGAAGAAGAAGATACTTTGATTATGAAAATGCAACACCTATGTTTAAAGCTGCATATGAGCGCGAGAGTGTAAACAGTGTATTTCAAGGGAGTGCGAGTGATCTTATCAAGCTCTCTATGAATAAAATTATAAAGACGATAGAAAAAGAGAATTTACCTGCGAAGATGTTACTACAGATTCACGATGAGCTTATCTTTGAAGTGGATGAAGCAGTTGCAGATGAACTGGGGAAAAAGTTTCAGTCTATTATGGAAGATATATATAAGTTAAATATCCCGTTAAGAGCATCTCTTAACATCGGTGATAATTGGAGCCAACTAAAATAA